The Helicobacter mustelae genome has a segment encoding these proteins:
- a CDS encoding glycosyltransferase family protein — protein sequence MNKGVLLSQKDYINFVNCGDRLHQRNTLETIAKLPTNAPIIYGDLEISHDNHHFLKKTSHNLEDLYTLFYDFGHSNCFIATTLHKNILYDTRYHLAGDYDLIYRIYKQGYEFYFSDCVISTFSSGGASDVHGYKSLKEALHIALFYNQNSPSMRAKIYLYYLFALLKKTIKLYFPKPLTNFLLKSLR from the coding sequence ATGAATAAGGGAGTTTTGCTCAGCCAAAAAGACTACATCAATTTTGTGAATTGCGGGGATAGACTACACCAAAGAAACACCCTAGAAACCATCGCCAAGCTCCCTACAAATGCACCCATCATTTATGGAGATCTAGAAATCTCCCATGACAATCATCATTTCCTCAAAAAAACCTCGCACAATCTAGAGGATCTCTATACACTCTTTTATGATTTTGGCCATTCCAACTGCTTCATTGCCACCACCCTACACAAAAACATCCTTTATGACACGCGCTATCATCTAGCAGGAGATTATGACCTCATTTACAGAATCTATAAACAAGGTTATGAATTTTATTTCAGCGACTGCGTTATCAGCACCTTTTCTAGCGGTGGTGCTAGCGATGTGCATGGATACAAAAGCCTCAAAGAAGCCTTGCATATCGCGCTTTTTTATAATCAAAATTCTCCCTCAATGCGCGCAAAAATCTATCTCTACTATCTCTTTGCACTGCTCAAAAAAACCATCAAACTCTATTTCCCAAAACCCCTCACAAATTTCTTACTCAAATCCCTGAGATAA
- a CDS encoding glycosyltransferase, protein MPQNTSTLGFLLLGPLQKNSTITKEFLQKHNVTYLGECSDVRDFIARSFCVVLPSYYKEGVPRVLLEAMSMEKPIITTNVSGCRECLKPPFLPKKDFTLAQNGILIPPQDASALESAMRYLLALPLTSYQKMAKQSRVYAIQRFEISFIKQAYKDAIRHFLAPPPPRAKKHSGICVQ, encoded by the coding sequence GTGCCACAAAATACCTCCACTCTGGGCTTCCTCCTACTTGGCCCGCTCCAAAAAAATAGCACCATCACAAAGGAATTTTTGCAAAAACACAATGTTACCTATCTGGGTGAATGCAGCGATGTACGAGACTTCATCGCTAGGAGTTTTTGCGTGGTTTTGCCAAGCTACTACAAAGAAGGAGTGCCACGTGTTTTACTTGAAGCTATGAGTATGGAAAAGCCCATTATTACCACAAATGTCAGTGGCTGCAGGGAGTGTCTTAAGCCTCCATTTTTACCAAAAAAAGATTTTACACTTGCTCAAAATGGCATCCTCATCCCCCCACAAGATGCTTCCGCATTGGAATCTGCAATGCGCTATTTATTAGCACTTCCTCTAACAAGCTATCAGAAAATGGCCAAACAATCCCGAGTCTATGCAATACAACGCTTTGAAATTTCTTTTATCAAACAAGCCTATAAAGATGCTATTAGACACTTTTTAGCCCCCCCCCCCCCGCGGGCAAAAAAGCACTCTGGCATTTGTGTGCAATAG
- a CDS encoding glycosyltransferase: MKSFSIITVVYNDVAHIAQTMQSVIHQTYKNIQYILIDGNSTDGTKEKILEILEMHATITHHSTTPPPSLQGNPQRNSQLSQAAL; this comes from the coding sequence ATGAAAAGCTTTTCTATTATCACTGTGGTCTATAATGATGTGGCCCATATTGCCCAAACCATGCAGTCTGTTATTCACCAAACTTACAAAAATATCCAATACATACTCATTGATGGAAATAGCACCGATGGCACCAAAGAAAAAATCCTAGAAATCCTAGAAATGCATGCCACCATCACCCACCATTCTACCACCCCCCCCCCAAGTCTACAGGGAAATCCACAGCGAAATTCGCAATTATCTCAAGCAGCCCTGTGA
- a CDS encoding glycosyltransferase, with translation MYNFRLAILQELQSMGYKILIIAPKDEYTHKFYALGFESVHLPISSHSLNPLKDLKTYFCLRKIFQKHHPDFIFHYTIKPIIYGSLAAKDIPNIAITTGLGHAFLANNPLRKALKLLVCWLYRISLRHAREVWFLNQDDRDEFLAQKILCEKKCKILDSEGIDTQYFAPRNDTQALAEKNSNHIEPSYTSSPPEREFLLIARMLKEKGIEEFLHAADNFKK, from the coding sequence ATGTATAATTTTCGCCTGGCAATATTGCAAGAATTGCAAAGTATGGGATATAAAATCCTCATCATTGCACCAAAGGATGAGTACACACACAAATTTTATGCACTGGGCTTTGAGAGCGTGCATCTCCCCATCTCTAGCCATAGCCTAAATCCCCTCAAAGATCTCAAAACCTATTTTTGCCTCAGAAAAATCTTCCAAAAACATCACCCAGATTTTATTTTTCACTACACCATCAAGCCTATTATTTATGGCTCACTTGCGGCCAAGGATATCCCAAATATTGCCATTACCACAGGACTTGGCCATGCGTTCCTAGCAAACAATCCCCTAAGAAAAGCACTCAAACTACTAGTTTGCTGGCTTTACAGAATTTCGCTGCGCCATGCAAGGGAAGTATGGTTCCTAAACCAAGATGACAGAGACGAATTTCTCGCGCAAAAAATCCTATGTGAGAAAAAATGCAAAATCCTAGATAGTGAGGGCATTGACACGCAATACTTTGCCCCAAGAAATGACACGCAAGCACTAGCAGAAAAAAACTCCAATCACATAGAACCATCCTACACATCCTCTCCCCCAGAAAGGGAATTTTTACTCATTGCAAGAATGCTCAAAGAAAAAGGGATAGAAGAATTTTTGCACGCAGCAGATAACTTCAAAAAATAA
- a CDS encoding vacuolating cytotoxin domain-containing protein, protein MQHKNYLSKTLINLTPCSLEKGSQSLENHSLKNKNRVQGSFLSLESAKHVQHAEKIKRDAVLRENTRGFFPFKTLTKNKIFGSMILAMLGSLSPSFADTANVNITDSVYKLWGRSSPASGKFFAGSMNTWSSAGASFSQSYLNGTLIFGNSGEVANTSGGGIWFGRGGDVGYITASFNAKNIYLTSTLGAGNSWRTGGGASLNFSATQKANLQSLTLEFYKAGTQNSNFSVTANEIEANNTRIQDNSGGTTSFSANTYNIQNLSIQKSGGKVVFNNKTSAADSGKGSVALSSLSIENGYFIAPNLKATLSIKSLNVTNTTFQTKDINAYALTTGNNASYTQSNGTTTITGDWNLPTNAGTTHNSIAISNVDNFVSTGGIAIQTWGAYSASFTVNNVKNLTLNSVHLDVFTGGDTGVNTFNFSGVSGKATITNLVATGGGIHVNKDVNITNLTIRTADFNPTTNFYGEVKGTFIPSDTTYNITNLEIFGGWGATTKATAKFNSGKSLTIGTAKISNWSTLDAAAINNVKITTLESSYATIKAGANLEIDNATFSNNQTFLDSSGKITIGNITFNNGAELQIKSGQTLEAKNLVMHNGTLIAQAGFNITSNLTGDTTINKITLDRSAIYVNNLTTQEITIQNNAQIWLKNNLNGVYKNNGNLNIADGSNLTVHGNMENIGSLNFTLNPNNTELINVSGYFQFNMDAGTKKESIANTAANGKKEGQTIAQGIPESRINIYTSTQDLITGQTYILIHAGGGFQFLQNGQVYTSLSENTKYGELSQVFAQNIYFYDNANKNKPMSVDFVSSTNNNTLSFYVTPLAEYVDIMPFIRPGTWPLFGGNAVFGAMSAPGGLRNDYTLTLNPQISTHPYSKGKPIIYYLQNYVYNNSDNPNAVFTVNAIGSKFVLGKNRETAGNTGTIRIGDQLARSTMKVNADDIYLGGNIVLGDGALISGNLILNAANKNGQLGFIGSNDNNQQANIWIKNHSSLTAIGSEFNYQGTIHLIGNGNDGTNGANGTVSNEVTLNLNGITGGVNGSTGNAKKITVGNQDYDIYIRSLVVRSAKGANGGGIYAKNFYINTMQVNPGNYSPNDFMTNIGNSTINTLVFNGGTSGVDNAVLNFKQGGSLSVGTLELQNYGTLNASTLSKLDVSGSLSSNNSTIIFSKGSQEINIKNIVKFVNSTLSTSHFSSYGVTITPNTSGLSIGPNASFYQSANNESGYATMVLHGTYQAISKLTPLINNSNLTFTKLTSLTAGTLEASPAGAYGSSIKLIDVQKATIQKIILSAPSAITNYPTFDARSSTNLNLNVRDIQSNSGYFYANNGGTTTISGQATFNNSVASFTNLDIAQNAALNYDSPTKITIAGNFNLNGSLNLNLTGNNLNTITIQGQTNIYLNNKNLPVLSVHNIEQLKNLKVGTEYILIHSIGGINYHYNGTSGNTQMYQDQMIKEFGFYGNSNKRLDSVNDDAKLGGFFLAKIIRNNRIGFKISTAPTSTFNPFNPNQIEYYFFKKGGQDWIYALRNINPQQTERLTKLYDAILKTQSSTAEASAVKEWLNALDSSSNVTIDNFQVLMIDKHNPIWAWDVVKENNLQYFQTVAKKIDNAIGQLGSVNNKASSANILRLATDTNRESRLVQLSSTKAPEDFASITESLKHTRFASKNLDLASIYRQEMRQRHKNNLWGKAVGAANFVNGGSGTLYGINVGYDRYVKNAIIGGYAAYAYSDYRDRFGGFVQNRANNFNFGAYSRIFIEHGEIDINASTTVGWNRGFINSKEPITMSLNQNYHYNSYIENVNFTYGYIFYLQEKSLVLKPLVGISQYFVASSKIQGKADNAFNQDLAILASAVNKFALAFDAGLEMRKYMSATSYWYAHLGVSQDIFVMSGGGRTVTFVGNDTLRFFNNSRRNLRFTLLIGGEMKVYKRTFVNLGLGSKAGVFYKDIGVSGNVGVRYVF, encoded by the coding sequence ATGCAACACAAAAATTATTTATCCAAAACACTCATCAATCTAACCCCATGTTCTTTAGAGAAGGGCAGTCAGTCTTTAGAAAATCATTCTTTAAAAAACAAGAATAGAGTCCAAGGAAGCTTCCTGTCTTTAGAAAGTGCCAAACATGTGCAGCATGCAGAGAAAATAAAAAGGGATGCGGTATTGAGGGAGAACACAAGAGGATTTTTCCCCTTCAAAACACTCACAAAAAATAAAATCTTTGGCAGTATGATCCTAGCAATGCTAGGCTCTCTTAGCCCATCTTTTGCAGACACTGCAAATGTCAATATTACGGATTCTGTTTATAAATTATGGGGTCGGAGTAGTCCTGCGAGCGGAAAATTTTTTGCTGGTAGCATGAATACATGGAGCAGTGCTGGTGCAAGCTTTTCTCAGAGTTATCTCAATGGGACACTAATCTTTGGCAATAGCGGAGAGGTTGCAAATACCAGTGGAGGAGGGATTTGGTTTGGAAGGGGAGGAGATGTAGGCTATATCACTGCAAGTTTCAATGCAAAAAATATTTATCTTACGAGCACACTAGGAGCAGGAAATAGCTGGAGGACTGGGGGTGGTGCAAGCCTTAATTTTAGTGCGACACAAAAAGCAAATCTACAAAGTTTGACACTTGAATTTTATAAAGCAGGCACACAGAATAGTAATTTCTCTGTCACTGCAAATGAAATTGAAGCAAACAATACAAGAATACAGGATAATTCTGGTGGAACCACTAGTTTTTCTGCAAATACTTACAATATACAAAATCTCAGCATTCAAAAATCTGGTGGAAAGGTTGTCTTTAACAATAAGACATCTGCTGCTGATAGTGGGAAGGGAAGTGTCGCACTCTCATCTCTAAGTATAGAGAATGGATATTTTATAGCCCCTAACCTCAAGGCAACACTTAGCATCAAATCTCTTAATGTCACAAATACCACATTCCAGACTAAAGACATCAATGCCTATGCACTCACCACAGGCAATAATGCAAGCTATACCCAAAGCAATGGCACCACCACCATCACAGGGGATTGGAATCTACCCACAAATGCAGGAACTACGCATAATTCTATTGCTATCAGCAATGTGGATAATTTTGTATCTACAGGTGGCATTGCAATACAAACCTGGGGTGCATATAGTGCGAGTTTTACAGTCAATAATGTAAAGAACCTCACACTAAATTCTGTTCATCTAGATGTCTTTACTGGTGGAGATACAGGAGTGAATACCTTTAATTTTAGTGGTGTGAGTGGAAAAGCCACTATTACCAATCTTGTTGCTACTGGTGGGGGTATCCATGTAAATAAAGATGTCAACATCACAAATCTCACCATCAGGACCGCGGATTTCAACCCTACAACAAACTTTTATGGAGAGGTTAAGGGTACTTTTATACCAAGTGATACCACCTACAACATCACCAATCTAGAAATCTTTGGAGGCTGGGGAGCAACCACAAAGGCTACAGCAAAATTCAATTCTGGCAAAAGCCTCACCATTGGAACTGCAAAGATCTCTAATTGGAGCACACTAGATGCAGCAGCGATTAATAATGTAAAAATCACTACCCTAGAATCCTCCTATGCCACAATCAAAGCAGGAGCAAATCTAGAAATTGACAATGCCACTTTTAGCAATAATCAGACTTTTCTAGATTCCAGTGGAAAGATTACGATTGGCAATATTACTTTCAACAATGGTGCAGAGCTCCAGATTAAAAGCGGACAAACCCTAGAGGCAAAAAATCTAGTCATGCACAATGGCACTCTGATAGCTCAAGCGGGATTTAACATTACTAGCAATCTCACGGGTGATACGACGATTAATAAGATCACATTGGATCGTTCCGCAATCTATGTAAATAATCTCACCACACAAGAGATTACGATTCAAAATAACGCACAGATTTGGCTGAAAAACAACCTTAATGGTGTTTACAAAAATAATGGAAATCTCAATATCGCAGATGGATCCAACCTTACTGTCCATGGAAATATGGAAAACATTGGCTCTTTGAACTTCACGCTAAATCCCAACAACACAGAGCTTATCAATGTCAGTGGGTATTTTCAATTCAACATGGATGCAGGAACCAAGAAGGAAAGCATTGCAAACACAGCGGCGAATGGAAAAAAAGAAGGGCAAACCATCGCTCAAGGCATTCCAGAGTCTAGAATCAATATCTACACAAGCACCCAAGATCTCATCACAGGGCAGACCTATATATTGATTCATGCTGGTGGAGGATTTCAATTCCTGCAAAACGGACAAGTCTACACCAGTCTCTCAGAAAACACAAAATACGGGGAGCTCAGCCAGGTTTTTGCGCAAAATATTTATTTTTATGATAACGCAAACAAAAATAAGCCCATGAGTGTGGATTTTGTCTCAAGCACGAATAATAATACCTTGAGTTTTTATGTCACACCACTTGCTGAGTATGTCGACATCATGCCTTTTATTAGACCTGGGACATGGCCATTGTTTGGTGGGAATGCGGTCTTTGGTGCTATGAGTGCTCCTGGGGGGCTGCGCAATGACTACACCCTGACCCTCAATCCGCAGATATCCACCCATCCCTACTCCAAGGGAAAGCCCATCATCTATTATCTGCAAAACTATGTCTATAACAATAGCGACAATCCCAATGCGGTTTTTACCGTTAATGCGATTGGCTCAAAGTTTGTCTTGGGTAAAAATCGTGAGACTGCAGGAAATACAGGGACCATCCGCATCGGAGATCAGTTGGCCCGATCTACCATGAAGGTCAATGCTGATGATATCTATCTTGGTGGAAATATTGTGCTAGGAGATGGCGCCCTTATTAGCGGCAATCTCATACTCAATGCAGCAAATAAAAACGGTCAGCTAGGTTTTATTGGATCTAATGACAACAATCAACAAGCTAATATCTGGATAAAAAATCACTCCAGCCTAACAGCTATAGGTAGTGAATTTAACTATCAGGGCACGATTCATCTCATAGGAAATGGGAATGATGGTACCAATGGTGCTAATGGCACTGTGAGTAATGAGGTCACGCTAAATCTCAATGGCATCACCGGCGGTGTGAATGGTAGCACGGGAAATGCCAAAAAAATCACTGTAGGAAATCAAGACTATGACATCTATATCCGCAGCCTTGTGGTGCGGAGCGCTAAAGGTGCCAATGGTGGGGGAATCTATGCCAAAAATTTCTACATCAATACCATGCAGGTAAATCCTGGGAACTACTCTCCCAATGATTTTATGACAAATATTGGAAATTCTACCATCAACACATTGGTATTTAATGGTGGCACGAGTGGTGTAGATAATGCAGTGCTAAATTTCAAGCAGGGTGGGAGTCTAAGTGTGGGCACATTGGAGCTCCAAAACTATGGAACACTCAATGCAAGCACGCTCTCAAAGCTTGATGTGAGTGGGTCACTAAGCTCCAATAATTCCACGATCATTTTTTCTAAAGGATCCCAGGAGATTAACATCAAAAATATCGTGAAATTTGTGAATTCCACCCTTTCGACTTCACATTTCTCCTCCTATGGGGTCACCATCACGCCAAATACCTCTGGGCTTAGCATCGGGCCAAATGCCTCTTTTTACCAATCCGCCAATAATGAAAGTGGCTATGCAACCATGGTGCTTCATGGCACTTATCAGGCCATTTCTAAATTAACTCCATTAATCAATAATTCCAATCTGACATTTACAAAGCTCACTAGCCTTACTGCAGGTACACTAGAAGCAAGCCCTGCAGGTGCCTATGGCAGTTCTATCAAATTAATCGATGTGCAAAAAGCTACCATCCAAAAAATCATCTTGAGTGCACCTAGTGCAATCACAAATTACCCAACATTTGATGCAAGAAGTAGCACAAATCTCAATCTCAATGTACGTGATATCCAATCTAATAGCGGCTATTTCTATGCGAATAATGGTGGCACTACAACCATCAGTGGCCAGGCGACTTTTAACAACTCTGTAGCATCTTTCACAAACCTAGACATCGCACAAAATGCTGCGCTAAACTATGATTCTCCTACAAAAATCACCATTGCTGGAAATTTCAACCTAAATGGTAGTCTAAACCTCAATCTAACAGGCAATAATCTCAATACCATCACCATCCAAGGCCAAACCAATATCTATCTCAATAATAAAAACCTTCCTGTTTTGAGTGTGCACAATATTGAACAGCTTAAAAATCTCAAGGTGGGCACAGAGTATATTTTGATTCATTCTATAGGGGGGATCAATTATCATTATAATGGCACTTCTGGCAACACACAGATGTATCAAGATCAAATGATTAAGGAATTTGGCTTTTATGGCAATTCCAATAAGCGCCTTGATTCTGTAAATGATGATGCGAAATTGGGTGGATTTTTTCTAGCAAAGATTATTCGAAACAATCGCATTGGCTTTAAGATCTCCACAGCGCCTACTAGCACCTTCAACCCTTTTAATCCTAACCAGATTGAATATTATTTCTTCAAAAAGGGTGGCCAAGACTGGATCTATGCACTAAGGAATATCAATCCCCAGCAAACTGAGAGACTCACCAAGCTCTATGATGCGATCTTAAAAACTCAAAGTTCCACAGCTGAGGCTAGTGCAGTCAAAGAATGGCTAAATGCGCTAGATTCTAGCAGCAATGTGACTATTGATAATTTTCAAGTCTTGATGATTGATAAACACAATCCTATCTGGGCCTGGGATGTGGTAAAGGAAAATAATCTGCAATACTTCCAAACTGTTGCTAAAAAGATTGACAATGCCATAGGCCAGCTAGGTTCAGTAAACAACAAAGCTAGCAGTGCAAACATCCTGCGTCTTGCTACAGATACCAATAGAGAAAGCCGCCTTGTACAGCTCTCTAGCACCAAGGCACCAGAGGATTTTGCTTCCATCACTGAGTCTCTCAAGCATACTCGTTTTGCTAGCAAAAATCTTGATCTTGCCTCCATCTATCGCCAAGAAATGCGTCAAAGACATAAGAATAATCTTTGGGGCAAGGCTGTTGGTGCAGCCAATTTCGTCAATGGTGGCAGTGGCACGCTTTATGGAATCAATGTAGGTTATGATCGCTATGTCAAAAATGCCATCATAGGTGGTTATGCTGCCTATGCATATAGTGATTATAGAGATCGTTTCGGAGGCTTTGTACAAAATCGTGCCAATAACTTTAACTTTGGTGCATATTCACGCATCTTTATTGAGCATGGAGAAATTGATATTAATGCTAGTACCACAGTGGGATGGAATAGGGGCTTTATCAATTCTAAAGAGCCTATTACCATGAGTCTCAATCAGAACTATCATTACAATAGCTACATAGAAAATGTGAATTTCACCTATGGCTATATTTTCTATCTCCAAGAAAAGAGCCTGGTTCTAAAGCCACTGGTGGGTATCTCGCAATATTTTGTGGCAAGCTCTAAGATCCAGGGCAAGGCAGATAATGCCTTCAATCAAGATCTAGCCATCCTAGCTAGTGCAGTCAATAAATTTGCCCTAGCATTTGATGCAGGATTAGAAATGCGAAAATACATGAGTGCTACTTCTTATTGGTATGCACATCTTGGAGTCTCTCAAGATATTTTTGTAATGTCAGGGGGTGGAAGAACCGTCACATTTGTAGGCAATGACACATTGCGCTTTTTCAATAACAGTCGAAGAAATCTGCGCTTTACTTTGCTTATTGGTGGTGAGATGAAGGTTTATAAACGCACCTTTGTCAACCTAGGTCTAGGATCTAAGGCTGGTGTGTTTTACAAAGACATAGGAGTCAGTGGCAATGTCGGGGTGAGATATGTATTTTAG